A window from Cytobacillus sp. IB215665 encodes these proteins:
- the obgE gene encoding GTPase ObgE, producing the protein MFVDQVKIYVKGGDGGNGMVAFRREKYVPKGGPAGGDGGKGADVIFQVDEGLRTLMDFRYKRHFKASRGEHGMSKSMHGKNAEPLVVKVPPGTVVLDDDTKEVLADLTIHEQSAAIAKGGRGGRGNIRFATPANPAPEIAENGEPGQERYVTMELKVLADVGLVGFPSVGKSTLLSTVSAAKPKIAEYHFTTIVPNLGVVETEDSRSFVMADLPGLIEGAHQGVGLGHQFLRHIERTKVIVHVIDMSGMEGRDPYDDYQIINEELREYNLRLTERPQIIVANKMDMPDAEENLQQFKEKLNSDDVKIFPVSAVTRQGLRDLLFEIADLVEKTSEFLLYDENDDQEESQSVLYKHIKETPNFQISRESDGSFVVYGNHVEKLFKMTDFSRDESVRRFSRQLRGMGIDDALRQQGAKDGDLVKILEFEFEFID; encoded by the coding sequence ATGTTTGTCGATCAAGTCAAAATATATGTTAAAGGTGGCGATGGTGGAAATGGAATGGTCGCCTTTCGACGTGAAAAATATGTACCAAAAGGCGGTCCTGCCGGTGGTGATGGAGGCAAAGGTGCTGACGTAATATTTCAGGTAGATGAAGGTCTAAGAACTTTGATGGATTTCCGCTATAAAAGACATTTTAAAGCGTCCCGTGGAGAACATGGCATGTCTAAGAGTATGCATGGTAAAAACGCTGAACCGCTAGTTGTTAAAGTGCCTCCAGGAACTGTTGTACTAGACGATGATACGAAAGAGGTATTAGCTGATTTAACAATCCATGAGCAAAGCGCTGCCATTGCGAAAGGTGGACGTGGTGGAAGAGGGAATATACGTTTTGCAACACCTGCCAATCCTGCACCAGAAATTGCTGAAAATGGTGAACCAGGTCAAGAACGCTATGTTACGATGGAGTTGAAAGTACTAGCTGATGTAGGATTAGTAGGTTTTCCAAGCGTTGGTAAGTCAACATTGCTTTCAACAGTTTCTGCAGCGAAGCCAAAAATAGCTGAATACCATTTCACAACGATTGTTCCAAATTTAGGTGTTGTAGAAACCGAAGATAGTCGTAGTTTTGTGATGGCAGATTTACCTGGGCTTATTGAGGGAGCTCATCAAGGTGTTGGACTAGGCCATCAATTTTTACGGCACATTGAAAGAACAAAAGTAATTGTTCATGTTATAGATATGTCTGGAATGGAAGGCAGAGATCCATATGATGATTATCAGATAATTAATGAAGAATTACGTGAATATAACCTACGTTTAACAGAACGACCACAAATCATCGTTGCAAATAAAATGGATATGCCTGATGCAGAAGAAAATTTACAGCAGTTTAAAGAAAAGCTAAACAGTGATGATGTGAAAATCTTTCCTGTATCGGCAGTAACAAGACAAGGTTTGCGTGACCTATTATTTGAAATTGCTGATCTGGTTGAAAAAACATCAGAGTTTCTTTTATATGATGAAAATGACGATCAAGAAGAAAGTCAAAGCGTTCTGTATAAACATATTAAAGAAACACCTAACTTCCAAATATCGCGTGAAAGTGATGGTTCGTTTGTAGTATATGGAAATCATGTAGAAAAATTATTTAAAATGACAGATTTCTCTAGAGATGAATCTGTACGACGCTTTTCCCGTCAGCTACGAGGTATGGGTATTGATGATGCATTACGCCAACAGGGAGCAAAGGATGGAGACCTTGTTAAGATACTTGAATTCGAGTTTGAATTTATAGATTAA
- a CDS encoding ACT domain-containing protein — MGDKFYLVREDALPESMKKVLEAKELIERKKAKSVADAVQKVDVSRSVFYKYRDAVFPFNTIVKEKIITLFFHLEDRSGTLSQLLKLVSAAKCNILTIHQTIPVHGKANVTLSLDTAGMTEEINTLLSKLNRLEFVLNVEVLSSGA; from the coding sequence GTGGGAGATAAGTTTTATTTAGTTCGAGAAGATGCACTGCCAGAGTCAATGAAAAAAGTACTCGAGGCAAAAGAACTAATTGAACGAAAAAAGGCAAAATCTGTTGCAGATGCTGTTCAAAAGGTTGATGTTAGTCGAAGTGTGTTTTACAAATATCGTGATGCTGTTTTCCCTTTTAATACAATTGTAAAGGAGAAAATTATAACTCTGTTCTTTCATCTAGAGGATCGCTCTGGTACGTTATCTCAATTACTGAAGCTTGTTTCGGCAGCAAAATGTAACATATTAACGATCCACCAAACAATACCTGTTCATGGAAAGGCGAATGTTACTTTATCCCTCGATACAGCTGGAATGACTGAAGAAATTAATACACTACTTTCGAAGCTAAACCGTTTAGAGTTTGTTTTGAATGTTGAAGTATTGAGTTCAGGAGCATAA
- the pheA gene encoding prephenate dehydratase, translating into MSIGYLGPKASFTDLAVSKLFSPVERIPFHTIPECIDAVSHGDVELSVVPLENALEGSVNLTVDYLIHEQTVPIVGEIVAPIKQHLMVHPDHQQEWQAVERVFSHSHAIAQCHKFLHKHLKGVTHDYTTSTSAAAKYVRENKSEKVAAIANELAALEYGLSIVRENIHDYQNNHTRFVVLHKGNKQLHTSKKVSGYKTTLMISLPLDDQSGALHQVLSAFAWRKLNLSKIESRPMKTGLGNYFFLIDIEKEMDDVLIPGAIAELEALGCSVNILGSYPYFHI; encoded by the coding sequence CTGTCAATTGGCTATTTAGGACCAAAAGCGTCATTTACAGACCTAGCAGTTTCTAAGCTTTTTTCACCTGTAGAAAGAATACCGTTTCACACGATACCAGAGTGTATCGACGCTGTAAGTCATGGTGACGTAGAATTAAGTGTAGTACCTCTAGAAAATGCATTAGAGGGATCTGTCAATTTAACCGTTGATTATCTAATTCATGAACAAACTGTTCCGATAGTAGGTGAAATAGTAGCTCCCATAAAGCAGCATTTAATGGTACATCCAGATCATCAACAAGAATGGCAAGCTGTTGAACGAGTATTTTCACATTCTCACGCTATTGCACAGTGCCATAAATTCTTGCATAAGCATTTAAAAGGTGTTACCCATGACTACACTACTTCTACTAGTGCAGCTGCAAAGTATGTTAGGGAGAACAAAAGTGAAAAGGTAGCTGCGATTGCTAATGAATTAGCTGCATTGGAATATGGATTATCGATCGTCCGTGAAAACATTCATGATTACCAAAATAATCACACAAGGTTTGTCGTGTTGCATAAAGGGAATAAACAACTTCATACAAGTAAAAAAGTTTCAGGCTATAAAACCACCTTAATGATCTCTCTGCCATTAGATGATCAATCTGGTGCACTACACCAAGTCCTTTCAGCTTTTGCATGGAGGAAATTGAACTTATCAAAAATAGAATCTAGACCAATGAAGACCGGTCTAGGAAATTATTTTTTTCTTATTGATATAGAAAAAGAAATGGATGATGTGCTAATACCAGGTGCAATTGCTGAGCTGGAAGCTCTAGGTTGCTCTGTAAACATATTAGGAAGCTATCCATACTTTCATATTTAA
- a CDS encoding transcription repressor NadR, whose protein sequence is MSTEQKIFGETRRNLILKWLKESQGPVTGGELSRRTKVSRQVIVQDISLLKARHEPILATSQGYLYVQQQQKQLYSRIVVCRHTPEQTERELTLLVDLGVTVKDVTIEHPVYGDLTASVMVSNRNEVKQFLKKLTTTNAPLLSELTDGIHMHTLEANEITKLDAACEALKEAEFLA, encoded by the coding sequence ATGAGTACCGAACAGAAAATATTTGGTGAAACGAGAAGGAATCTTATATTAAAGTGGCTAAAAGAAAGTCAGGGGCCAGTTACTGGAGGAGAACTCTCAAGGCGGACAAAAGTAAGTAGGCAAGTCATTGTACAAGATATTTCTTTATTAAAAGCGCGACATGAACCAATTTTGGCAACTAGTCAAGGATATTTATATGTACAGCAACAACAAAAACAACTATATTCCCGAATTGTTGTTTGTCGTCACACCCCTGAACAAACAGAAAGAGAACTTACTTTACTAGTTGATCTTGGTGTAACAGTAAAAGATGTGACAATTGAACACCCTGTGTATGGTGATTTAACTGCATCTGTCATGGTTAGTAATCGTAATGAGGTCAAACAATTTCTCAAAAAATTAACTACGACGAATGCTCCATTACTCTCTGAACTAACTGATGGTATTCATATGCATACATTAGAGGCTAATGAAATAACTAAACTTGACGCAGCATGTGAAGCGTTAAAAGAAGCTGAATTCTTAGCCTAG
- a CDS encoding IscS subfamily cysteine desulfurase, with product MIYLDYAATTPICSEAMQVYEHTSTNIFGNASSLHDYGSRSNEVLEACRAELGKLFNGKKKGIFFTSGGTESNFLAIKSLIEAHRHKGNHLITTEVEHSSVLNVFRQLELEGFSVTYLSVNQHGQIDLEQLKSEITPNTILASIQHANSEIGTIQPLAKIGALLKEHHVLFHSDCIQTFGKIPIDVQKFNLDSISISSHKIYGPKGVGAVYIHPGVEWRAQYPHSTHENGFRPGTINVPGIASFVAAAQISCRNMDNDIDHFSILRQSLISELHALNRTVEVIGHPHDQLQHIVAIIIQGIEGQYTMLECNRFGIAISTGSACKVGMQEPSKTMLAIGKSKEEAKQYVRLSFGKYTTISDINKFISVLDKLDQQFQKTVNKEV from the coding sequence ATGATTTATCTAGACTATGCTGCTACAACACCTATATGTAGTGAAGCAATGCAGGTTTATGAGCATACATCTACAAATATTTTTGGAAATGCTAGTAGTTTACACGATTATGGAAGTAGGTCAAATGAAGTATTAGAGGCTTGTAGAGCTGAATTAGGAAAATTGTTTAATGGAAAGAAGAAGGGTATTTTTTTTACTAGTGGAGGTACTGAGAGTAACTTTCTTGCCATCAAATCACTTATTGAAGCTCATCGTCATAAAGGCAATCATCTTATTACTACTGAAGTTGAGCATTCATCTGTATTAAACGTATTCCGACAATTGGAGTTAGAAGGGTTTAGCGTAACATATTTATCAGTTAATCAACACGGGCAAATAGATTTAGAACAATTGAAAAGTGAAATAACACCAAATACAATTTTGGCCTCTATTCAACATGCTAATTCAGAAATTGGAACGATTCAACCTTTAGCAAAAATAGGGGCACTACTAAAAGAACATCATGTTCTTTTTCATAGTGACTGCATTCAAACATTTGGAAAGATTCCAATTGATGTACAGAAATTTAACCTTGATAGTATATCTATCTCAAGTCACAAAATATATGGACCAAAAGGTGTTGGGGCAGTATATATTCACCCTGGAGTAGAATGGAGAGCGCAATATCCTCATTCAACTCACGAAAATGGCTTTAGGCCTGGCACAATAAACGTACCAGGAATTGCTTCATTTGTTGCTGCTGCTCAAATATCCTGTCGTAATATGGATAATGATATCGATCATTTTTCTATATTAAGACAAAGCTTGATTTCTGAGTTACATGCACTTAACAGAACTGTCGAAGTTATTGGTCATCCTCATGATCAGCTACAGCATATCGTTGCTATAATTATTCAAGGTATTGAGGGTCAATATACTATGCTTGAATGCAACCGTTTCGGCATCGCTATATCTACTGGCAGTGCATGTAAAGTAGGTATGCAAGAGCCTTCAAAAACTATGCTTGCCATAGGAAAATCTAAAGAGGAAGCCAAACAATACGTACGTTTATCTTTCGGTAAATACACAACAATTTCTGATATTAATAAATTCATCTCGGTTTTAGACAAACTTGATCAACAGTTTCAAAAAACAGTTAATAAGGAGGTATAG
- the nadB gene encoding L-aspartate oxidase, with the protein MPKVDVIIIGSGISALVAAERLCKHKNVIVITKSTKYDNNSSLAQGGVACVVDENDHWMAHYYDTVIAGRNHNNEHSVKLLVQQGPLYIQQLIDNGMQFDRSASNHLQLGKEGAHRASRILHAGGDATGRRLMTYLHNRIKDKVTIIEDEMAIDLLVTNDVCTGVMTRNSNGQTTKYYAVHTVLATGGCGGMYSRTSNNDSVTGDGLAMAYRAGAQLVDLEFIQFHPTMLYANGIAGDLVSEAVRGEGATLVTKEGRRIMEGVHELGDLAPRDVVSRVIYSEMNKGEEIFLDISTIDDFDKRFPTITKLCQEQQIDINNKFIPVVPGAHFLMGGIRTDHQGKTSIKGLYAVGETACTGVHGANRLASNSLLEGIVFSQLLSDYILQSNLSLKNLNHLKKRDQIGHYSTNLPSKQQIQAVMMQNVGIVRDGNSLFDAKTWFEQYLTNDKKYVDVSQLTNEQVTIINMVTVGWLISSSALLRTESRGGHYRTDYPSEDDLGWLGEEIIRHKYEASTYAVSNRR; encoded by the coding sequence ATGCCTAAAGTAGATGTAATTATTATTGGAAGTGGCATATCGGCATTAGTTGCTGCAGAACGTTTATGTAAGCATAAAAATGTGATTGTTATCACAAAGTCCACAAAATATGATAATAATTCATCTTTAGCACAAGGCGGGGTTGCTTGTGTAGTTGATGAAAATGATCATTGGATGGCACATTATTATGATACAGTTATAGCGGGACGTAATCATAATAATGAGCATTCTGTTAAGCTTCTTGTACAACAAGGACCTTTATATATACAACAATTGATTGACAATGGTATGCAGTTTGATAGAAGCGCTAGTAATCATCTGCAACTTGGTAAAGAAGGGGCTCATCGAGCATCACGGATCCTTCACGCTGGGGGAGATGCTACAGGAAGACGACTGATGACCTATTTACACAATAGGATTAAAGATAAAGTTACCATCATTGAGGATGAGATGGCTATAGATTTACTCGTGACCAATGACGTATGCACTGGAGTTATGACTAGGAATAGCAATGGACAAACAACGAAATATTATGCTGTACACACGGTGCTAGCAACAGGTGGTTGCGGTGGAATGTACAGTAGAACTTCGAATAATGATTCGGTTACTGGTGACGGCTTAGCGATGGCATATCGTGCAGGTGCACAGCTCGTTGATTTAGAATTTATTCAGTTTCATCCAACGATGTTATATGCGAATGGGATTGCTGGGGATCTAGTATCTGAAGCTGTACGTGGTGAAGGGGCAACATTGGTCACAAAAGAAGGTAGAAGAATAATGGAAGGTGTACATGAGTTAGGCGATCTTGCACCTCGCGATGTTGTTTCACGAGTCATCTACTCGGAAATGAATAAAGGTGAAGAAATATTTTTAGATATATCCACCATTGATGATTTTGATAAAAGGTTTCCAACAATAACCAAACTCTGTCAAGAACAGCAGATAGACATTAACAATAAATTTATTCCAGTCGTACCAGGAGCTCATTTTCTTATGGGGGGCATAAGGACAGACCATCAAGGTAAAACGTCTATTAAAGGCTTATATGCTGTAGGTGAAACAGCATGTACAGGAGTACATGGTGCTAATCGATTAGCAAGTAATTCATTGTTAGAAGGAATTGTATTTTCACAGCTCTTATCAGACTATATTTTACAATCCAACTTAAGTTTAAAAAATCTCAACCATTTAAAAAAACGAGACCAAATTGGACATTATTCAACAAATCTTCCTTCTAAACAACAAATACAAGCTGTGATGATGCAGAATGTAGGTATTGTTCGAGATGGAAACAGCTTGTTTGATGCAAAAACATGGTTTGAACAATATCTAACGAATGATAAGAAATATGTTGATGTATCTCAATTGACTAATGAACAAGTTACTATCATTAATATGGTGACGGTAGGTTGGCTTATTTCATCTTCAGCTCTGTTAAGAACAGAAAGTCGAGGAGGACATTATCGTACTGATTATCCTAGTGAAGATGATCTAGGATGGTTAGGGGAAGAAATAATTAGACATAAATATGAAGCTTCTACTTATGCAGTTAGTAACAGGAGATGA
- the nadC gene encoding carboxylating nicotinate-nucleotide diphosphorylase encodes MNKIKLRKDIEQFFLEDVGERDVTSETIFPTHQQGIAKMIAKGDGLFCGEDIIKEGYLILDSNITVETHKADGEIVAAGDVIATIEGSIQNILIGERVILNLIQRMSGIATLTNEVVKRLNSDHTRICDTRKTTPGLRMFEKYAVSCGGGYNHRIGLYDGVMIKDNHIAFCGSITKAVAAVRQQVGHMVKIEVETETEEQVLEAVQAKADVIMFDNCTPEAITKYVSLVPTSIITEASGGINLESLPLYRDTGVDYISLGMLTHSVKALDISMRVK; translated from the coding sequence ATGAACAAAATTAAGTTACGGAAAGACATTGAACAATTTTTTTTAGAAGACGTTGGAGAGAGAGATGTAACATCTGAAACAATTTTTCCTACTCATCAACAAGGTATAGCAAAAATGATAGCTAAAGGTGATGGGCTTTTTTGCGGAGAGGACATTATTAAAGAAGGCTATCTAATACTTGATTCTAATATTACTGTAGAGACACATAAGGCCGATGGTGAGATAGTAGCTGCTGGTGATGTTATTGCGACTATTGAAGGCTCGATACAAAATATTCTCATCGGTGAGCGTGTGATATTAAACTTAATACAACGGATGAGCGGCATTGCAACACTCACTAATGAAGTAGTTAAGCGATTAAATAGTGATCATACGAGGATATGCGATACAAGAAAAACGACACCAGGATTACGTATGTTTGAAAAATACGCTGTTTCTTGTGGAGGTGGATATAATCATCGCATAGGTCTTTATGATGGTGTAATGATTAAAGATAATCATATAGCTTTTTGTGGATCAATTACAAAGGCTGTAGCAGCCGTTAGACAGCAAGTAGGTCACATGGTGAAAATTGAGGTAGAAACGGAGACAGAAGAACAGGTACTTGAAGCAGTGCAAGCAAAGGCTGATGTTATAATGTTTGATAATTGTACGCCCGAAGCAATTACAAAATATGTTTCTTTAGTGCCTACAAGTATAATTACAGAAGCATCAGGAGGAATCAATCTTGAAAGCTTACCGTTATACAGAGATACTGGTGTAGATTATATATCCTTAGGAATGCTTACACATTCTGTCAAGGCTTTAGATATTAGCATGAGAGTTAAATAG
- the nadA gene encoding quinolinate synthase NadA encodes MNVLDLIQSEKHQGLPERYRELSTEEMVRRVSEIKEKFGNKLYIPGHHYQKDEVIQFADTTGDSLQLAQVSAANKEAEYIVFCGVHFMAETADILTDDNQKVILPDMRAGCSMADMANLEQTERGFNKMKAEFGDTILPLTYVNSTAEIKAFVGRNGGATVTSSNAKKMLEWAFTQKERILFLPDQHLGRNTAYDLGIPLEQMAVWNPISDSFEYEGDLEEVKVILWKGHCSVHENFTVENIKEIRATKPDMNIIVHPECSREVVELSDDAGSTKYIIETISKAEAGSKWAIGTEMNLVNRIINDHPDKEIVSLNPAMCPCLTMNRIDLPHLLWALEELEKGKVHNQIIVSEQVAEDSLKALERMLARA; translated from the coding sequence ATGAACGTACTAGATTTAATTCAAAGTGAAAAACATCAAGGATTGCCTGAGCGATATCGAGAATTATCAACTGAAGAAATGGTTAGACGTGTGTCGGAGATAAAGGAGAAGTTCGGTAATAAATTGTATATTCCAGGTCACCATTATCAGAAAGATGAAGTAATTCAATTCGCAGACACGACAGGTGATTCTCTTCAACTAGCACAAGTTTCAGCTGCAAATAAAGAAGCAGAATATATTGTGTTTTGTGGAGTGCACTTTATGGCTGAAACAGCAGATATATTGACCGACGACAATCAAAAAGTAATCTTGCCAGATATGCGCGCAGGATGCTCAATGGCTGATATGGCAAACCTTGAACAAACTGAGCGCGGTTTTAACAAGATGAAAGCCGAATTTGGGGATACAATTTTACCTTTAACATATGTCAATTCAACAGCTGAAATTAAGGCATTTGTTGGAAGAAACGGTGGTGCTACGGTCACATCTTCAAATGCCAAAAAAATGCTTGAATGGGCATTCACACAAAAAGAAAGGATTTTATTTTTGCCTGACCAGCATTTAGGAAGAAATACTGCCTACGATTTAGGGATTCCTTTGGAACAAATGGCTGTTTGGAATCCTATCTCTGATAGCTTCGAATATGAAGGGGACTTGGAAGAAGTAAAGGTAATTTTATGGAAAGGGCATTGTTCTGTCCATGAAAATTTCACTGTTGAGAATATTAAAGAAATACGCGCCACTAAACCTGATATGAATATTATTGTTCATCCTGAATGTAGTCGTGAAGTCGTTGAATTATCAGATGATGCAGGATCAACTAAATATATTATAGAAACAATTTCTAAAGCGGAAGCTGGAAGTAAGTGGGCAATCGGCACAGAAATGAACTTAGTTAATCGCATAATTAACGATCATCCTGATAAAGAAATTGTATCGTTAAATCCCGCAATGTGTCCGTGTTTAACTATGAATCGTATCGATTTACCGCATCTACTTTGGGCATTAGAAGAGCTTGAAAAAGGAAAAGTTCATAATCAAATTATTGTCTCAGAACAAGTTGCAGAAGATTCATTGAAAGCGTTAGAAAGAATGCTTGCAAGAGCATAA
- the safA gene encoding SafA/ExsA family spore coat assembly protein yields the protein MKIHIVQKGDTLWKIAQKYGVDFTELKNMNTQLSNPDMILPGMKIKVPTGNVHVKKEAAINNNVKKEAKVNVVSNVEAEVEEPIINQPQKPLPVMAEEKKKEVKPVEKTQNKALMAEENKVPYVPPMAKKHTPYYPEIDVNNYYTVNMPIVNQQPAAAPEYPEKPSNVLPGMMKPEEVEAEDVMMEEKLEMPKMPQMPQYYPPTPQYVAPAYGYQPTPPPNFYPQAVSPMIMPEMEEETMKANVMPMEEEMAMKQNQTTVMPSVEQKPPMGVSPAMAPQAPYMMQPAPYCVPITPIQPGYGFGYEPYPMQPAPEGVSPEALSPDEEIENNESVMSYENAPTIPEQGGVMPSYANQQHYGVNPMMQQQAYNNHQSHHRVAPYQYYYPSAPPYQPIYPMPHFDNEDN from the coding sequence GTGAAAATCCACATTGTCCAAAAAGGTGATACATTATGGAAAATTGCTCAAAAATATGGGGTTGATTTTACAGAATTAAAAAATATGAATACGCAATTAAGTAACCCGGATATGATTTTGCCTGGGATGAAAATTAAAGTACCTACTGGGAATGTTCATGTAAAAAAAGAAGCGGCTATTAACAATAATGTGAAAAAAGAAGCAAAAGTAAACGTAGTATCGAATGTCGAAGCTGAAGTGGAAGAGCCAATAATTAATCAGCCACAAAAACCATTGCCTGTCATGGCAGAAGAGAAAAAGAAAGAAGTTAAACCGGTAGAAAAAACTCAGAACAAAGCATTAATGGCTGAAGAAAACAAAGTACCATATGTTCCTCCTATGGCGAAAAAGCATACACCCTACTATCCTGAAATAGATGTGAATAACTATTATACAGTGAATATGCCAATTGTAAATCAACAACCTGCAGCTGCACCTGAGTATCCGGAAAAACCTAGTAATGTTTTACCCGGTATGATGAAACCGGAAGAGGTAGAAGCTGAAGATGTGATGATGGAGGAGAAATTAGAAATGCCAAAGATGCCACAAATGCCACAATATTACCCACCAACACCACAATATGTCGCTCCAGCATACGGATATCAGCCAACTCCACCTCCTAACTTTTATCCACAAGCAGTAAGCCCGATGATAATGCCAGAAATGGAAGAAGAAACAATGAAAGCTAATGTTATGCCTATGGAAGAAGAAATGGCAATGAAGCAAAACCAAACAACTGTAATGCCTAGTGTTGAGCAAAAACCTCCAATGGGGGTATCACCAGCAATGGCACCACAAGCACCTTATATGATGCAACCTGCACCATATTGTGTCCCAATTACACCTATTCAGCCAGGGTATGGATTTGGTTATGAACCTTACCCAATGCAACCTGCACCTGAGGGAGTATCTCCAGAAGCGCTAAGCCCAGATGAAGAAATAGAGAATAATGAAAGTGTAATGTCTTATGAAAATGCACCTACGATTCCAGAACAAGGAGGGGTAATGCCATCATACGCTAATCAACAACATTACGGTGTTAACCCAATGATGCAACAACAGGCATATAATAATCATCAATCACACCATAGGGTGGCACCATATCAGTATTATTATCCATCAGCTCCACCGTACCAACCTATTTATCCAATGCCACATTTCGATAATGAAGACAATTAA